In the Burkholderia glumae LMG 2196 = ATCC 33617 genome, one interval contains:
- the uvrA gene encoding excinuclease ABC subunit UvrA yields MSSSHLIRIRGARQHNLKNVDLDLRPGEMTVVTGPSGSGKSSLVFDTLYAEGQRRYVETFSAYARQFLDRMDRPQVDRVDGVPPAIAIDQTNPVRSSRSTVGTMTELNDHLKLLYARAAELFDRRTAQPVRHDTPETIYAELAARTAADDPRLVVTFPVELPERVTPAEVEQWLSASGYTRVQAQREVAAADGTRQVLDVVADRFRLHRTDKARVIEAIEASLKRGGGRVDVYVLAAAAEPADAAAASEAAAGAGPAVWRFSTGLHCPDSDLRYAEPQAALFSFNSAYGACDTCRGFGRVIGVDLGLVIPDASKTLRGGAIKPMQTPAWKECQDDLMRYAERAGIRRGTPWSELTEAERDWVINGSPDWDGEWQRQWYGVKRFFAYLESKAYKMHIRVLLSKYRSYTPCEVCGGARLKTESLLWRLGSKANADAVLDPAARFLPRGVDWSRAQLEALPGLTVHDLMLMPIERIRRFFDELTLPSALLDDALKLLLAEVRTRLKYLCDVGLGYLTLDRQSRTLSGGEVQRINLTTALGTSLTKTLFVLDEPSIGLHPRDLNRIVEAMQRLRDAGNTLVVVEHDPSVMLAADRLIDMGPGPGERGGAIVYDGTPAEIRLADTLTGQYLGGRKQVAHASSWERRPVDAATPRIVLEGASEHNLRDVTVEIPLQRLVCLTGVSGSGKSTLLQDVLYPAMARQLGKATESPGAFRRLSGAEQVSDVVFVDQSPIGKTTRSNPASYVGAFDEIRKLFAKAPLALQRGYGAGMFSFNTGEGRCPTCGGSGFEHIEMQFLSDVYLRCPDCDGRRYRDEILEVRIERAGRALSVADVLELTVSEAVSCFAADEEVLRVLQPIVDVGLEYVKLGQPVPTLSGGEAQRLKLAGFLAESAAAVRSGGRHGAAKAARHARLFMFDEPTTGLHFDDIAKLMQAFGKLLAGGHSLVVIEHNLDVIRAADWLIDLGPEGGDGGGLVLCAGTPEDVKGCAGSHTGEALLQYERAIDLQAAEDGAHAGYGVPLQAKLSAMRARREVEGEDVVRIVNAREHNLKALDVDIPHGRFNVITGVSGSGKSTLAFDILFHEGQRRYLESLNAYARSIVQPAGRPEVDAVYGIPPTVAIEQRLSRGGRKSTVATTSEVWHFLRLLYVKLGLQHCIHDGTPVTSQSVESIAAQLLRDHRGQHVGLLAPLVVNRKGVYTDLAKWAKARGSTHLRVDGAFVPVEPWPKLDRFREHTIELPVADLVVSPDSEAELRRRLDETLELGKGVMHLLAPLDGLQRALAEGRPSAAIGAVKVLSVKRACPACGTSYPELDPRMFSYNSKHGWCTTCVGTGLALTREQRAAYDDTVLGGDDRGREQTLPSDEQEPEGVGSEPCPDCHGTRLNPTARAVRFDAHPIVEVAQWTVSDTRCWIDGLRLDGRDAQIARDIVSEIGSRLAFLEEVGLGYLSLDRAAPSLSGGEAQRIRLAAQLGSNLQGVCYVLDEPTIGLHPRDNRILLDALRKLGDKGNTLVVVEHDEDTIRRADHVIDIGPGAGKRGGTLVAQGGVAELAAQPASLTGRFLAQPIVHPLQPRRAVNPPDARRGEATPAHWLTVHGGRLHNLRDVTVGIPLARLVAVTGVSGSGKSTLARDVLMANLLDAVGRSVLSSPATRRARKAAQQDAPAANRRASVLARSAPRPALDVTHAWQGCESISGWQAIDRVLEVDQTPIGKTPRSCPATYIGVWDTIRKLFADTLEARARGYTASRFSFNTGNGRCPACEGQGVRTIGMSFLPDVKVPCEVCHGQRFNPETLAVTWRGRNIGEVLTMEIDEAVAFFSALSNIAHPLQLMQDVGLGYLTLGQPSPTLSGGEAQRIKLVTELSKVRDDVTRRGQKAPHTLYVLDEPTVGLHMADVAKLIRVLHRLVDGGHSVVVIEHDLDVIAEADWIIDLGPEGGVGGGTIVAAAPPEALARVSASHTGQALAPVLARAAGGAQAAD; encoded by the coding sequence TTGTCATCCAGCCATCTGATCCGCATTCGCGGAGCACGCCAGCATAATCTCAAGAACGTCGATCTCGACCTGCGCCCGGGCGAGATGACCGTCGTGACCGGTCCGTCCGGGTCGGGCAAGTCGAGCCTGGTGTTCGACACGCTCTATGCCGAGGGCCAGCGCCGCTATGTCGAGACCTTCAGTGCCTACGCGCGGCAGTTCCTCGACCGCATGGACCGGCCGCAGGTGGACCGCGTGGACGGCGTGCCGCCCGCGATCGCGATCGACCAGACCAATCCGGTGCGCAGCTCGCGTTCGACGGTCGGCACCATGACCGAGCTGAACGACCACCTGAAGCTGCTGTACGCGCGTGCGGCCGAGCTGTTCGACCGCCGGACCGCGCAGCCGGTGCGGCACGACACGCCCGAGACGATCTACGCGGAGCTGGCCGCGCGCACCGCCGCGGACGACCCGCGGCTGGTGGTGACGTTTCCGGTCGAGCTGCCCGAGCGCGTGACGCCCGCGGAAGTCGAGCAGTGGCTGTCGGCGAGCGGCTACACGCGCGTGCAGGCGCAGCGCGAGGTGGCGGCGGCCGACGGCACGCGCCAGGTGCTAGACGTGGTGGCCGACCGCTTCCGCCTGCACCGCACCGACAAGGCGCGCGTGATCGAGGCGATCGAGGCCTCGCTCAAGCGCGGCGGCGGGCGCGTGGACGTCTATGTGCTGGCCGCGGCAGCCGAGCCGGCGGACGCAGCTGCGGCAAGCGAGGCGGCGGCGGGCGCCGGGCCCGCGGTCTGGCGCTTCTCCACCGGCCTGCATTGCCCCGACAGCGACCTGCGCTATGCGGAGCCGCAGGCCGCGCTGTTCTCGTTCAATTCGGCCTACGGCGCCTGCGATACCTGCCGCGGCTTCGGCCGCGTGATCGGCGTCGATCTCGGCCTGGTGATTCCCGACGCGAGCAAGACGCTGCGCGGCGGCGCGATCAAGCCGATGCAGACGCCCGCGTGGAAGGAATGCCAGGACGACCTGATGCGCTACGCCGAGCGCGCCGGCATCCGGCGCGGCACGCCGTGGTCCGAGCTGACCGAGGCCGAGCGCGACTGGGTCATCAACGGCTCGCCCGACTGGGACGGCGAGTGGCAGCGCCAGTGGTACGGCGTGAAGCGCTTCTTCGCTTACCTCGAATCGAAGGCCTACAAGATGCACATCCGCGTGCTGCTCTCGAAGTACCGCAGCTACACGCCTTGCGAGGTGTGCGGCGGCGCGCGGCTGAAGACCGAGTCGCTGCTGTGGCGGCTCGGCAGCAAGGCGAACGCCGACGCCGTGCTCGACCCGGCCGCGCGCTTCCTGCCGCGCGGCGTCGACTGGAGCCGCGCGCAGCTCGAGGCGCTGCCGGGCCTGACCGTCCACGACCTGATGCTGATGCCGATCGAGCGCATCCGCCGCTTCTTCGACGAGCTCACGCTGCCGAGCGCGCTGCTCGACGACGCGCTGAAGCTGCTGCTCGCCGAGGTGCGCACGCGCCTGAAGTATCTGTGCGACGTGGGCCTCGGCTATCTGACGCTCGACCGCCAGAGCCGCACGCTGTCGGGCGGCGAGGTGCAGCGCATCAACCTGACCACGGCGCTCGGCACCTCGCTGACCAAGACCCTGTTCGTGCTCGACGAGCCCAGCATCGGGCTGCATCCGCGCGACCTGAACCGGATCGTCGAGGCGATGCAGCGCCTGCGCGACGCCGGCAACACGCTGGTGGTGGTCGAGCACGATCCGTCCGTGATGCTCGCCGCCGACCGGCTGATCGACATGGGGCCGGGGCCGGGCGAGCGCGGCGGCGCGATCGTCTACGACGGCACGCCGGCCGAGATCCGCCTGGCCGATACGCTGACGGGCCAATACCTGGGCGGCCGCAAGCAGGTTGCGCACGCATCGAGCTGGGAGCGCCGCCCGGTGGACGCGGCCACGCCGCGCATCGTGCTGGAAGGCGCCAGCGAGCACAACCTGCGCGACGTCACGGTGGAGATTCCGCTGCAGCGGCTGGTGTGCCTGACCGGCGTGTCCGGTTCCGGCAAATCGACGCTGCTGCAGGACGTGCTGTATCCGGCCATGGCGCGCCAGCTCGGCAAGGCCACCGAGTCGCCGGGCGCATTCCGGCGCCTGAGCGGGGCCGAGCAGGTCAGCGACGTGGTGTTCGTCGATCAATCGCCGATCGGCAAGACCACGCGCTCGAACCCGGCCAGCTACGTGGGCGCGTTCGACGAGATCCGCAAGCTGTTCGCGAAGGCGCCGCTCGCGCTGCAGCGCGGCTACGGCGCCGGCATGTTCAGCTTCAACACCGGCGAGGGCCGCTGCCCGACCTGCGGCGGCTCCGGCTTCGAGCACATCGAGATGCAGTTCCTGAGCGACGTCTACCTGCGCTGCCCGGACTGCGACGGCCGGCGCTATCGCGACGAGATCCTGGAGGTGCGCATCGAGCGCGCGGGCCGCGCGCTGAGCGTGGCCGACGTGCTCGAGCTGACCGTCAGCGAGGCCGTGTCGTGCTTCGCGGCCGACGAGGAGGTGCTGCGCGTGCTGCAGCCGATCGTCGACGTCGGGCTCGAATACGTGAAGCTGGGCCAGCCGGTGCCGACGCTGTCGGGCGGCGAGGCGCAGCGCCTGAAGCTGGCGGGCTTCCTCGCCGAATCGGCGGCGGCGGTGCGCAGCGGCGGGCGCCACGGCGCCGCGAAGGCGGCCCGCCACGCCCGCCTGTTCATGTTCGACGAGCCCACCACCGGGCTGCACTTCGACGACATCGCCAAGCTGATGCAGGCGTTCGGCAAGCTGCTCGCGGGCGGCCATTCGCTCGTCGTGATCGAGCACAACCTCGACGTGATCCGTGCCGCCGACTGGCTGATCGACCTCGGCCCCGAGGGCGGCGACGGCGGCGGCCTGGTGCTGTGCGCCGGCACGCCCGAGGACGTGAAGGGCTGCGCCGGCTCGCATACCGGCGAGGCGCTGCTGCAGTACGAGCGCGCCATCGACCTGCAGGCCGCCGAGGACGGCGCGCACGCCGGCTACGGCGTGCCGCTGCAGGCCAAGCTGAGCGCGATGCGCGCGCGGCGCGAGGTGGAGGGCGAGGACGTGGTGCGCATCGTCAACGCGCGCGAGCACAACCTGAAGGCGCTCGACGTGGACATCCCGCACGGCCGCTTCAACGTGATCACCGGCGTGTCGGGCTCCGGCAAGTCGACGCTCGCGTTCGACATCCTGTTCCACGAGGGCCAGCGCCGCTACCTGGAATCGCTCAATGCCTACGCGCGCTCGATCGTGCAGCCGGCCGGGCGCCCCGAGGTGGACGCCGTGTACGGCATCCCGCCGACGGTGGCGATCGAGCAGCGCCTGTCGCGCGGCGGGCGCAAGAGCACGGTGGCGACCACCTCCGAGGTCTGGCATTTCCTGCGGCTCCTGTACGTGAAGCTGGGCCTGCAGCACTGCATCCACGACGGCACGCCGGTCACCTCGCAGTCGGTCGAATCGATCGCCGCGCAATTGCTGCGCGACCATCGCGGCCAGCATGTCGGGCTGCTCGCGCCGCTCGTGGTCAACCGCAAGGGCGTCTACACCGATCTCGCGAAATGGGCCAAGGCGCGCGGCAGCACGCACCTGCGCGTGGACGGCGCGTTCGTGCCGGTGGAGCCGTGGCCGAAGCTCGACCGCTTCCGCGAGCACACCATCGAGCTGCCGGTGGCCGACCTGGTCGTGTCGCCCGACAGCGAGGCCGAGCTGCGGCGGCGCCTGGACGAGACGCTCGAGCTCGGCAAGGGCGTGATGCACCTGCTCGCGCCGCTCGACGGGCTGCAGCGCGCGCTCGCCGAGGGCCGGCCGAGCGCCGCGATCGGCGCGGTCAAGGTGCTGTCGGTCAAGCGCGCCTGCCCGGCCTGCGGCACCAGCTATCCGGAGCTGGATCCGCGCATGTTCTCGTACAACAGCAAGCACGGCTGGTGCACCACCTGCGTGGGCACCGGCCTCGCGCTCACGCGCGAGCAGCGCGCGGCCTACGACGACACGGTGCTCGGCGGCGACGATCGCGGCCGCGAGCAGACGCTGCCGTCCGACGAGCAGGAGCCCGAGGGCGTGGGCAGCGAGCCGTGCCCGGACTGCCACGGCACGCGCCTGAACCCGACGGCGCGCGCGGTCAGGTTCGACGCCCATCCGATCGTCGAGGTCGCGCAATGGACCGTGTCGGACACGCGCTGCTGGATCGACGGCCTGCGGCTCGACGGGCGCGACGCGCAGATCGCGCGCGACATCGTCAGCGAGATCGGCAGCCGCCTCGCGTTCCTCGAGGAGGTCGGGCTCGGCTACCTGAGCCTCGACCGCGCGGCGCCGAGCCTGTCGGGCGGCGAGGCGCAGCGCATCCGCCTGGCCGCGCAGCTCGGCAGCAACCTGCAGGGCGTCTGCTACGTGCTCGACGAGCCCACCATCGGCCTGCATCCGCGCGACAACCGGATCCTGCTCGACGCGCTGCGCAAGCTCGGCGACAAGGGCAACACGCTGGTGGTGGTCGAGCACGACGAGGACACCATCCGCCGCGCCGACCACGTGATCGACATCGGGCCGGGCGCCGGCAAGCGCGGCGGCACGCTGGTGGCGCAGGGCGGCGTGGCCGAGCTGGCCGCGCAGCCCGCGTCGCTGACCGGCCGCTTCCTGGCGCAGCCGATCGTGCATCCGCTGCAGCCGCGCCGTGCCGTGAATCCGCCCGACGCGCGGCGCGGCGAGGCCACGCCGGCGCACTGGCTGACCGTGCACGGCGGCCGGCTGCACAACCTGCGCGACGTCACGGTCGGGATTCCGCTCGCGCGGCTGGTGGCCGTGACGGGCGTGAGCGGCTCGGGCAAGTCGACGCTCGCGCGCGACGTGCTGATGGCCAACCTGCTCGACGCGGTGGGGCGCTCGGTGCTGTCGTCGCCGGCCACGCGCCGCGCGCGCAAGGCCGCGCAGCAGGACGCGCCGGCCGCGAACCGCCGCGCCAGCGTGCTGGCGCGCAGCGCGCCGCGGCCGGCGCTCGACGTCACGCACGCGTGGCAGGGCTGCGAGTCGATCAGCGGCTGGCAGGCGATCGACCGTGTGCTCGAGGTGGACCAGACGCCGATCGGCAAGACGCCGCGCTCGTGCCCGGCCACCTACATCGGCGTGTGGGACACCATCCGCAAGCTGTTCGCCGACACGCTGGAGGCGCGCGCGCGCGGCTACACCGCCTCGCGCTTCTCGTTCAATACCGGCAACGGGCGCTGCCCGGCCTGCGAGGGGCAGGGCGTGCGCACCATCGGCATGAGCTTCCTGCCCGACGTGAAGGTGCCGTGCGAGGTCTGCCACGGCCAGCGCTTCAATCCCGAGACGCTCGCCGTGACCTGGCGCGGCCGCAACATCGGCGAGGTGCTGACCATGGAGATCGACGAGGCCGTGGCGTTCTTCTCGGCGCTGTCGAACATCGCGCATCCGCTGCAGCTGATGCAGGACGTCGGGCTCGGCTACCTGACGCTCGGCCAGCCGTCGCCGACGCTGTCGGGCGGCGAGGCGCAGCGCATCAAGCTCGTGACCGAGCTGAGCAAGGTGCGAGACGACGTCACGCGGCGCGGCCAGAAGGCACCGCACACGCTCTACGTGCTCGACGAGCCGACCGTCGGCCTGCACATGGCCGACGTCGCGAAGCTGATCCGCGTGCTGCACCGGCTGGTGGACGGCGGCCACAGCGTGGTGGTGATCGAGCACGATCTGGACGTGATCGCCGAGGCCGACTGGATCATCGACCTGGGTCCGGAAGGCGGCGTGGGCGGCGGCACGATCGTCGCGGCCGCGCCGCCGGAGGCGCTCGCGCGCGTGAGCGCGAGCCATACCGGGCAGGCGCTCGCGCCGGTGCTGGCGCGCGCCGCGGGCGGCGCGCAGGCGGCGGACTGA
- a CDS encoding MerR family transcriptional regulator produces the protein MNTMPAPERLTIGELARRTGASVRSIRHYDGHGLLASVRADNGYRMFPAQAVTQVAQIQRMIATGFTIEDIRGFPDCMLLLEGARSCEQTSEAQRRRLAAIERQIADLERRRARLIRTLSEGAVPPVE, from the coding sequence ATGAACACGATGCCTGCTCCCGAGCGGCTGACGATCGGCGAACTGGCGCGCCGCACCGGCGCGAGCGTGCGCTCGATCCGGCACTACGACGGGCACGGCCTGCTCGCCTCGGTGCGCGCCGACAACGGCTATCGGATGTTTCCCGCCCAGGCCGTCACGCAGGTCGCGCAGATCCAGCGCATGATCGCCACCGGCTTCACCATCGAGGACATTCGCGGCTTTCCGGACTGCATGCTGCTGCTCGAGGGCGCACGCTCCTGCGAGCAGACCAGCGAGGCGCAGCGCCGCCGCCTCGCGGCCATCGAGCGCCAGATCGCCGATCTCGAACGGCGCCGGGCGCGGCTGATCCGGACCCTGTCGGAAGGCGCGGTGCCGCCCGTCGAGTGA
- a CDS encoding alpha/beta fold hydrolase, with protein sequence MWSRLLSRLLPHLLIAGACAGPLHAASAAPVFYTVVSADGVKLAVQESGNPEGAPVIFIHGLLGSRLDWDAQRQSPALRPYRLITYDLRGHGRSGRPSGAAPYHDGHRWGDDLAAVIAASHARKPVVVGWSLGGVVISNYLAAHGDAGIAGAVYVDGVVELTAQQLVAHPGVYRDMNSPDLRTHLDGERAFLGLCFHHRPAADRFERLLANAALASWDMQREIPAMTVFAAEGLGRAHVPLLFLDGGRDALVDAPAALARAQALNPRVVAKVYADSGHAPFIEEPARFNRELAAFVKAATAAAAGP encoded by the coding sequence ATGTGGTCCCGTCTGCTCTCCCGCCTGCTGCCCCATCTGTTGATTGCCGGCGCCTGCGCCGGCCCGCTCCATGCCGCGAGCGCCGCGCCCGTCTTCTACACCGTCGTCTCCGCCGACGGCGTGAAGCTCGCGGTGCAGGAAAGCGGCAACCCCGAGGGCGCGCCGGTGATTTTCATCCACGGCCTGCTCGGCAGCCGCCTGGACTGGGACGCGCAGCGGCAAAGCCCGGCGCTGCGCCCCTACCGGCTCATCACCTACGACCTGCGCGGCCACGGCCGGTCCGGCCGGCCGTCCGGCGCCGCGCCCTATCACGACGGGCACCGCTGGGGCGACGACCTGGCGGCCGTGATCGCCGCCTCGCACGCGCGCAAGCCGGTGGTGGTGGGCTGGTCGCTCGGCGGCGTGGTGATCTCGAACTACCTGGCCGCGCATGGCGACGCTGGGATCGCCGGCGCCGTCTACGTGGACGGCGTGGTAGAGCTGACGGCGCAGCAGCTGGTCGCGCATCCGGGCGTCTATCGCGACATGAACTCGCCGGACCTGAGAACGCATCTGGACGGCGAACGCGCGTTCCTCGGGCTGTGCTTCCACCATCGCCCCGCCGCCGACAGGTTCGAACGGCTGCTCGCCAACGCCGCGCTGGCCTCGTGGGACATGCAGCGCGAGATCCCCGCCATGACCGTGTTCGCGGCCGAGGGGCTCGGCCGGGCGCACGTGCCGCTGCTGTTTCTCGACGGCGGGCGCGACGCGCTGGTCGACGCGCCGGCCGCGCTGGCGCGCGCCCAAGCGCTGAATCCGCGCGTCGTCGCCAAGGTGTACGCCGATTCGGGCCATGCGCCGTTCATTGAGGAACCGGCACGCTTCAACCGCGAACTGGCCGCGTTCGTGAAGGCCGCGACCGCCGCGGCCGCGGGGCCATGA
- a CDS encoding FKBP-type peptidyl-prolyl cis-trans isomerase encodes MKSVIALLAAGAFASTAFAANPVEKLPSGVIVEQLKAGTGPQPSANDVVRVNYRGTLANGTEFDSSAQHGGPATFPLNQVIPCWTQGVQKMKVGGKAKLTCPAATAYGSRAVGTIPPNSDLTFEVELVGIGR; translated from the coding sequence ATGAAATCAGTGATCGCTTTGCTCGCCGCTGGCGCCTTCGCCTCCACCGCGTTCGCCGCCAACCCGGTCGAGAAGCTGCCCTCGGGCGTGATCGTCGAGCAGTTGAAGGCCGGCACCGGCCCGCAGCCGAGCGCGAACGACGTGGTGCGCGTGAACTATCGCGGCACGCTCGCCAACGGCACCGAATTCGACAGCTCGGCGCAGCACGGCGGCCCCGCCACGTTCCCGCTCAACCAGGTGATCCCGTGCTGGACGCAGGGCGTGCAGAAGATGAAGGTGGGCGGCAAGGCGAAGCTGACCTGCCCGGCCGCGACCGCCTACGGCAGCCGCGCCGTCGGCACGATCCCGCCGAACAGCGACCTGACCTTCGAGGTCGAACTGGTGGGCATCGGGCGGTAA
- a CDS encoding sensor domain-containing diguanylate cyclase, with protein MLTTDTGGTQVAPAGGPPVDAECTALLHLARAHFGSATALIVVPAAGAMPPLAHVGAWPMPLPADPFAADPFAADAGRAPGGRAPAVLPREGQAWLPLPTAAAAPAQAPGCYAACALRGRHGGHLGTLLLLDAAPRTLDAAQHAFLAHLASAAGPALERLLASTAGVEAGAPIAHDLVALALKGSGTGIWDRDVAAGEIRYSAEWKAILGYEPHELSHRIEDAVERVHPDDRAYVQAEMRTHLEGGSDRYEVEHRIRCKDGSYKWICSRGKVVSRDLAGRALRMVGATTDITALREAVMRHQQTIDLITNLTDEVVGLVFQYRETADGRRFFSYASRGIEQIYELDAKDVATSAEAVDARIDARDLAAYRRSLRESAANLSPWRLEYRVWLPRQGLRWRQGEARPQRLPEGGTLWHGFITDVTERKRIETELHELATTDHLTELSNRRDFLARSEAELARLRHAGRGATAVLMLDLDHFKSLNDRWGHALGDRALRHFAQLLRQEARGNDIVGRIGGEEFAVVLPGLGIDAALAFGMRLQRRMSTSPLALDDRLVVLTVSIGVDRMIPTDPGVDQVLTRCDKALYLAKARGRNRVELYGE; from the coding sequence ATGCTGACAACCGACACCGGCGGGACCCAGGTCGCGCCAGCCGGCGGCCCGCCGGTGGATGCCGAATGCACCGCGCTGCTGCATCTGGCGCGCGCGCATTTCGGCAGCGCCACGGCGCTGATTGTGGTGCCGGCCGCCGGAGCGATGCCTCCGCTCGCCCATGTCGGCGCCTGGCCGATGCCGCTGCCGGCCGATCCGTTCGCGGCCGATCCGTTCGCGGCCGACGCCGGCCGCGCGCCCGGCGGTCGGGCGCCGGCCGTGCTGCCTCGCGAGGGCCAGGCCTGGCTGCCGCTGCCCACCGCTGCCGCCGCGCCGGCCCAGGCTCCCGGCTGCTATGCCGCCTGCGCGCTGCGAGGCCGCCACGGCGGCCACCTCGGCACGCTGCTGCTGCTCGACGCGGCGCCGCGCACGCTCGACGCCGCCCAGCATGCGTTCCTCGCCCATCTGGCCAGCGCGGCCGGCCCGGCGCTGGAGCGGCTGCTGGCCAGCACCGCCGGCGTCGAGGCCGGCGCGCCGATCGCGCACGACCTGGTCGCGCTGGCGCTGAAAGGCAGCGGCACCGGCATCTGGGATCGCGACGTGGCCGCGGGCGAGATCCGTTACTCGGCGGAATGGAAGGCGATACTCGGCTACGAGCCGCACGAGCTGAGCCACCGCATCGAGGACGCGGTCGAGCGCGTGCATCCCGACGATCGCGCCTATGTGCAGGCCGAGATGCGCACGCACCTCGAGGGCGGCTCGGACCGCTACGAGGTGGAGCACCGGATTCGCTGCAAGGACGGCAGCTACAAGTGGATCTGCAGCCGCGGCAAGGTGGTGAGCCGCGATCTCGCGGGCCGCGCGCTGCGGATGGTCGGCGCCACCACCGACATCACCGCGCTGCGCGAGGCGGTCATGCGCCATCAGCAGACCATCGACCTGATCACGAACCTGACCGACGAGGTGGTCGGCCTGGTGTTCCAGTATCGCGAGACGGCGGACGGGCGGCGCTTCTTCAGCTACGCGAGCCGCGGCATCGAGCAGATCTACGAGCTCGACGCCAAGGACGTGGCGACCAGCGCGGAGGCGGTCGATGCGCGCATCGATGCGCGCGATCTGGCGGCCTACCGGCGCTCGCTGCGCGAGTCGGCCGCGAACCTCAGCCCGTGGCGCCTCGAGTACCGCGTCTGGCTGCCGCGCCAGGGGCTGCGCTGGCGGCAGGGCGAGGCGCGGCCGCAACGGCTGCCCGAGGGCGGCACGCTGTGGCACGGCTTCATCACCGACGTGACCGAGCGCAAGCGGATCGAGACCGAGCTGCACGAGCTCGCCACCACCGACCATCTGACCGAACTCTCGAACCGGCGCGACTTCCTGGCCCGCAGCGAAGCGGAACTCGCGAGGCTGCGGCACGCCGGCCGCGGCGCGACCGCCGTGCTGATGCTCGACCTCGATCACTTCAAGTCGCTCAACGACCGCTGGGGTCATGCGCTCGGCGATCGCGCGCTGCGCCACTTCGCGCAGCTGCTGCGACAGGAGGCGCGCGGCAACGACATCGTCGGGCGCATCGGCGGCGAGGAGTTCGCCGTGGTGCTGCCGGGCCTCGGCATCGACGCCGCGCTCGCCTTCGGGATGCGGCTGCAGCGGCGCATGAGCACCTCGCCGCTGGCCCTGGACGATCGGCTGGTGGTGCTGACGGTCAGCATCGGCGTCGATCGGATGATCCCGACCGATCCCGGCGTCGACCAGGTGCTCACGCGCTGCGACAAGGCGCTCTATCTGGCCAAGGCGCGCGGGCGCAACCGCGTCGAGCTGTACGGCGAGTGA